The nucleotide window CATCGCTCAGATCGAGGGCCCCCTGCACCCGCCCGCCGGCACTCGGCCCGGCAGGCGGCACCGGCACGGTCCCGCCGACGACAGGCACGTCGGTGAACACGCCCGCATAGGGCAGCATCACGGAGAGCCGATCCACGTCCTCCGGCACCCCGCCGAACGCCGCCTGCATCGGCCACGTCTCACCCGGCTCGACCCGCAACCGCCCGGTGCAGACACACCCGCCGCCCGCCCGCCTCTTCGACACCAGATAGACCCGCCGCCCGCCCTCGTCCACGAGCCGCGGCGCATCGAACGTCGTGGACAACACCGCCGAGAAATGCCGACTGACCACGGCCCCACCGCCCGCAGCCGGATCAAGCGTGGTCTGAACCGTCAGAACGACCACGTCCCCCGACCGGATCAGCGGCCCGACGCTCATCCGAAGCCTGTCCCCGGCAGCATCGACGTCCCGCGTCTGCACAGACCCGCCACCCACCGGCCCGCCCGACGACAACCCACCCGCCACCGGCCCGCCCGTCGACATCCCACTCGCTGCCGGCCCGCCCGACGACGGCCCACCCGCTGCCGGCCCGTCGGCGCCTCCCGGAGTCGACGTTTCGCCCGTGCACCCACCGCCGGCGAACATCACCAGCCCCGCGGTGGCCACCGCAAGCATCCGCCGCACCTGACCCTCCCGCATCCATTGGCGACTCCCGGCAAGCTTAGGGTCCATCTCCGATCCGGCCGGATCCGTCCGGCCCCGCCTGGCCGCGGTCCGACTGCGCCTGGCCGCGGTCCGACTGTGCCTGGCCGCGGTCCGACTGTGCCTGGCCGCGGTCCGACTGCGCCTGGCCGCGGTCCGACTGCGCCTGGCCGCGGTCCGACTGCGCCTGGCCGCGGTCCGACTGCGCCTGGCCGCGGTCCGACTGCGCCTGGCCGCGGTCCGACTGCGCCTGGCCGCGGTCCGACTGCGCCTGGCCGCGGTCCGACTGCGCCTGGCCGCGGTCCGACTGCGCCTGGCCGCGGTCCGACTGCGCCTGGCCGCGGTCCGACTCCGCCCGACGGCCGTCCGACCCCGCCCGGCCGCCGCCCCGCCCGCGCGGGCCGCTGAACCAGGCATAGGCGTCCGCCAGCCCATCTTCATTCCCGGCGGCACTGTCGATGCCGGTCAGATCATCCGTTGCGATCCGGCGAGCGAAGTAGTCGGCCTGCACCGCCCACCGAAACCGGAGCATCACCGGCAGCCCTCGCTCCACCTCGCCTCCCGAAACCACGCCCTGATCGAGATAGGCCTCGATCAGCGATCCGGCGTGGCCCGGGCCGCCGACATACATGACCGCCGACGCCAGGTCGTAAAGCAGAGGACCGCACAAGGCGGTACTCCAGTCGATCAGCCCGCAGGCGCCGCGCGCACGATCCAGGCGGAACGCCTCCGGAGCCGGATCGGTGTGCAGCAGCCCCCACGACAGCGTTCGCGGATCGAGCTCGTCGTAGGCCGCAACGGCCCCGGCGACGGCACCCCGAATCCACGGGCGAATGCCCAGGTGCTCGCCCCGCGGATCGACCCAGTGAAACCGCTCCGCGTCGGGGACCGACACATCGAGCAGCGCCCGATGCACCCGCGCGAGGGTCACCCCGATCAGCCGCTGATCGCCCGGCCGCGCCCCCGACAAACCCTCACCCGGCACCCACCGCAACAACGCCACCGGAACCCCATCGACGTCACCAACCATGTCCCCGTGCCGGGTCACCACCGGAGCCCCCGCCGGAATCCCACTGTCCTCAAGCACCGAAGCGACCGCGAGGCCCCCAGCAAAGGAACGCCGCGACCCAGAAACGACCGCCTTGGCAACCCACCGCCGATCCCCCACCCCGACAAACCAAGTCGCCGAATTCATGCCGCCGTTATGTACCTCAACCGTCGCCCCCGTC belongs to Amorphoplanes digitatis and includes:
- a CDS encoding phosphotransferase enzyme family protein is translated as MIGDRRLRRCIGDLWGLTGATVEVHNGGMNSATWFVGVGDRRWVAKAVVSGSRRSFAGGLAVASVLEDSGIPAGAPVVTRHGDMVGDVDGVPVALLRWVPGEGLSGARPGDQRLIGVTLARVHRALLDVSVPDAERFHWVDPRGEHLGIRPWIRGAVAGAVAAYDELDPRTLSWGLLHTDPAPEAFRLDRARGACGLIDWSTALCGPLLYDLASAVMYVGGPGHAGSLIEAYLDQGVVSGGEVERGLPVMLRFRWAVQADYFARRIATDDLTGIDSAAGNEDGLADAYAWFSGPRGRGGGRAGSDGRRAESDRGQAQSDRGQAQSDRGQAQSDRGQAQSDRGQAQSDRGQAQSDRGQAQSDRGQAQSDRGQAQSDRGQAQSDRGQAQSDRGQAQSDRGQAQSDRGQAGPDGSGRIGDGP